In the genome of Arachis stenosperma cultivar V10309 chromosome 2, arast.V10309.gnm1.PFL2, whole genome shotgun sequence, the window ATCCAATCCCTTATCTTTTCCCATataaataatactaaattaacTAGTGGGATGCTAATAAgctctaattaatttaattgatctATTCAGAACCAAATTAAACGTCGTATCGTATATAACTACCATAACATATACTGTTTAGTAACTGTTTCTAATGTATCATTCACCTTTGCGTATCAATTTTGGATTCCAATCAAATAATATGATTTTCTAACCAACACTTTGGTTAACAAATTTCATGCACGAAACCCAtacttcatatatatatatatatatatatatatatatatatatatatatatatatatctcatATCATATGCATTAATCAATTTGTTCGTATGCGATGATGATATACATGATTTTACGCAAAACGATATAAGTATGTTGTggaagaaaagggaaagaaaaagttGAAGCTAGATAATACATTAAATATACATATCCATATTTTTATAGCTGTATTCACAACTTATATTACTTAGATCGATAGAAAAAGCAACTCATCAAGCCAAGATCAAAGATATAAACACACATGCAATTTCGCGTCGCACACAAAGCTCTACTACATGGACACAGAGTAATATAAATAGTCACCTAATTAATTAAGACTAATACTAATTAATATAGCTAGCTAGCTAGTAGTAGTGGTAGTAGTggtggtgattgatgttgatcTGATCTAAGcttcttgtttatttgttttaacACATGACATCCTTGAGAAGCTTGTACCTGCGTGTGGCGGTTCTCGGCGAGGGCGTTGGGCTCTTTCCCTTCTCGGAGGCGGTAATCTCTACTTCGCGATCATGATGCTTGATTTTGTCGCCGGAATATTCCGAACGGTTGGTTGTTCCGGCAAGAGATGGCGGTTTCTTGGAATTGGAAGCGACGGTTTTTGCGGTTTGGCACCAATCGCACAGTTGTATTTCAGGTAACTCCCCGTAGTAGTTGCTGCAATACCTGAAATTGAAAAGTGATATCATGAATTCATGATCCGATCCTTCAATCTGAGAGAGGGAGGTAGCGTAGATAGGAGTATACTTACGAGTGCTGAAAGCGGTGGCGGCATTTGTTGCATCGGAAAAGCTTGTCGGGGAAACCAACGTCGCCGCACATGCAGCACACCGTCTGAAGATCCACCATAGCACtcttgagagagagagagagagagagagagagaaggagacaGAGTGTAAGGGTAGtgtttgttatatatatatatatatagagagagagagagggggtaCGGCTAGAGAAGATGAGTCGGTGAATGAATGAATTTGtgataaaaaaaacaaaaataaataataaaatatatttaacagtgatcaaaaattcaaaatttattatttatatcgtacaatatcaaaatatttgtatatattataaatatatataatttaatttatttttaatatatattaattttagcatatatatataatataattatatttttataattaatttaatttttttgtataataattaataaaatatttttaatttatatttttaaatattagtaattaattattattaaaaaataataaattttattaattctttaatatttttcgaTAATAAATAATGTGTAGTGATAGAGAGAGACACAGTTGCTCGCAGTCGCTTTCAGTTAGGGCAGCCGGTACAGTGAGAGAAACCTaaataacattaaaaaatatattaaaatttgatatttatacTATTTTTACACTATGTACCTCAAGAGTTTACGTCTTCCTTTTTTAGTATTAATATATTGGCAAATTCTTTATtacttttaaatttggtgtgaagttataacttatttttttaaataaatattaaatatttaaaatttatttatttttatatattttaaattaaatattaatttttattttcttaataaattaaataactatATGTAAATACTATAATAATTACTTAATACATTATAGTTTTTCTCTCCTcactttataattttaaaaaatattatatgcaaattaaaaattaattactaagttaattatatatttgtatataaatatatattatttaatttatttttaatttatatatattttaatatatattttatattaattaatttggtGGTTAGTTtttgatatataattaaaataattgtttTTAACAAGATATATATTGGTGATCATCAAtaaattgttaaaattttttctgTCTGTGCTTTTtttcaagaaagaaaagaaaacataatcAATTTGTATAATTTCTTTGTTTATGTTAACTATATTTGACTACAATATTATTAACCATGTAggatttatttttaattaaaaatatgtaacatatataaaaagaaaagggaaaaagtCCATGTAACACTTAATTATAACAAGAAAAAGCATACACTCAAATCACACTTTTTTTTCCTTCGACCATCCTCATCAATTCCTTAACACTTTATTTGAATGGAAAATgaaaaatgagagaaaaaaaataaaagaaaaaaaaacaaaaaaaaagttgattttcttttatatatttggatgaagagaaaatagatggaaagaaaataaaagaattttttttttgtgtttggataaaagaaaaagtaagagaagagaaaatcataactaagtaaaattatattaatacctttttttatattatatataaattataatatatcaatatatttaaattatttttttaataaaaaaattatctaaattatatttcaaaattttaacgtgtttttttcattaaaaataatattttttaaatttattttttaaaatttattcttttctattatcttttaatgtcatttataaaatatatattattctttttaaaaatatataaataaataatttcataaaaaaataataaaatcttcttaaacatatttaaaaaaaattttactaaatattatttacaaaataaaatattattgaaaataCGTGTTTTTCTTTCCAGAAGAATTAGGGATTTTGATTTGTTATTAATGAAAGGGTGTATATGTATTTTTACacatttttacacttttattcCAGTTTTTTTCGCAAGTTTGGACAGAAAAATTTTAACTGGACCCCACGtaggttttttatttttcatgcaaGTTCTCTGCTAATTCAAACAGGGAAAAAGTAAGTTTTTCATCGATTTTCATctcctctcttttctttctttacaaaTTCCTTTATACCAAATAAAGAGTAAGTGTAAACCCCCTTTTTTTATAAGAATGAGATAGATGTCTATTTAATATGAACGGTTTAATTTTTTCATGGTAAAATATCATATTATTAGGCAAAATCACATTTAATGAAGGTGGAAAATGAGAATTTTAAGTATGTATAAATAAGAGTAtaatttgatgcaatttacacaATAATAACAAAGCACTTTTTCCTTCTTTACATGCTACGATAATATATAAACActcttctctcttttatatattcattactatatatatatgaatcatttttattatattgagatattAATTATGATGAACACTAATActagatttatttatttacatctttttattttatatttattttttttatttatttattttataacacgttatcagcacgagactctgatcaaaaTTTAGGAAGACTCggataataaatttttattatgttaaagctctctcatcttgaatttaatgctcttgatatatctggaaataacaacttatcatggatattagatACCGAAATCCATCTTAATTCAATGGATATTGGTGATACCATTAAGGCcgaaaataatgcatcccaaGAGGATAAAGCCAAAGTCATGATCTTCCTTCGTCATCACCTTAACGaaagattgaaaaatgaatatctcacactAAAAGATCCTGTAGATCTGTAGAAAAACCTGGAAAAAAggtataatcataaaaaaaacagTGATACTTCCTCAAACCCGATATGAGTGGACGCACTTACGTTTACAggattttaaatccataaatgaatACAATTCATCAATGTTCTAAATTACCTCATGAATGAAATTATGTGAAAAAAAGATAACTGATAATGACATTttagagaaaactttctcaaccttccataCCTCAAATGTGCTCCTGCaacag includes:
- the LOC130961876 gene encoding uncharacterized protein LOC130961876 → MVDLQTVCCMCGDVGFPDKLFRCNKCRHRFQHSYCSNYYGELPEIQLCDWCQTAKTVASNSKKPPSLAGTTNRSEYSGDKIKHHDREVEITASEKGKSPTPSPRTATRRYKLLKDVMC